A DNA window from Fibrobacter sp. contains the following coding sequences:
- a CDS encoding PorV/PorQ family protein, with protein sequence MFKKLLTAAMAAGSLAFAGEHWNVDPGGVTMKFLALQVSPRTAAMAGAGVADPARASEVTRNPLAMSTVESPEFGLNQIVFDGMGSDRFINVYYGLPFADKFTFSAGLDYLGYDDIEGRDENGLETGEYGAYAWAAQLGLGSRNSAFNWGVTARFASQTIEDETAYAILGDIGGSFKVNRYMAFGATLTNAGYVTAYDSEDEYAPMALQAGITGMIPVTERWRIHVSADAYRRADTEIQGLFGAEIAYAETLMLRLGTSVRKDESDDYSTGVACGLGVVFGMIVFDYGYSPRLALDGGNHHIAVGLRF encoded by the coding sequence ATGTTCAAGAAACTCCTTACCGCAGCCATGGCCGCAGGCTCCCTCGCTTTTGCAGGGGAGCATTGGAACGTGGACCCGGGTGGCGTGACCATGAAGTTTCTTGCGCTGCAGGTTTCGCCGCGAACTGCCGCCATGGCGGGAGCTGGCGTTGCAGACCCCGCCAGGGCCTCCGAAGTGACCCGGAACCCGCTGGCCATGAGCACCGTAGAATCCCCGGAGTTCGGCCTGAACCAGATTGTCTTTGACGGCATGGGTTCGGACCGTTTCATCAATGTTTACTACGGCCTTCCTTTTGCGGACAAATTCACTTTCTCGGCAGGCCTGGATTACCTGGGTTACGACGACATCGAAGGTCGCGACGAAAACGGTCTCGAGACAGGGGAGTATGGCGCCTACGCCTGGGCCGCACAGCTTGGCCTCGGTAGCCGTAATTCCGCCTTCAACTGGGGTGTTACCGCCCGCTTTGCAAGCCAGACCATCGAAGACGAAACGGCCTACGCCATCTTGGGCGACATCGGCGGCTCCTTCAAGGTGAACCGCTACATGGCCTTCGGTGCGACCCTCACCAACGCTGGCTATGTGACCGCCTACGACAGCGAAGACGAATACGCTCCTATGGCGCTCCAGGCGGGCATCACGGGCATGATTCCCGTGACCGAAAGATGGCGCATCCACGTTTCCGCCGACGCCTACCGTCGCGCCGATACCGAAATCCAGGGGCTGTTCGGGGCCGAAATCGCCTACGCCGAAACCCTGATGCTTCGTCTGGGAACATCAGTCCGCAAAGACGAAAGCGACGACTACTCTACAGGGGTCGCCTGCGGCCTTGGTGTGGTATTCGGCATGATTGTCTTCGATTACGGCTACTCCCCGCGCCTTGCCCTCGATGGCGGCAACCACCACATTGCCGTGGGCCTGCGGTTTTAA
- a CDS encoding fibrobacter succinogenes major paralogous domain-containing protein: MTMKSILIELAATFFLVACSESFTDPRDGKSYDIVQIGSQTWMAENLDYESDGSACPEGDNRNCEKYGRLYTWEAAQNICPEGWLLPDSLDFAKLVVQAGGPSQAGDALKAIDGWFKKGNGSDAFGFKALPAGYRGAVYEGEDSALAEGAYDGIGGYAYFWSATETSDGLAYYLLLDFSSKAAGLNAFGKGDFRSVRCIKKT; the protein is encoded by the coding sequence ATGACAATGAAAAGCATTTTGATAGAACTTGCGGCAACGTTCTTTCTAGTGGCCTGTTCCGAATCGTTTACCGACCCGCGTGACGGTAAATCATACGACATTGTGCAAATCGGTTCGCAGACTTGGATGGCCGAAAATCTGGACTATGAATCCGACGGCAGTGCCTGCCCCGAGGGAGACAACCGCAACTGCGAAAAATACGGGCGGCTCTACACTTGGGAAGCTGCGCAAAACATTTGCCCCGAGGGTTGGCTGCTTCCCGACAGCCTGGACTTTGCAAAGCTTGTGGTGCAGGCGGGCGGTCCGTCTCAAGCGGGCGACGCTCTCAAAGCCATCGACGGTTGGTTCAAGAAGGGGAACGGCTCCGACGCGTTTGGTTTCAAGGCGCTCCCTGCCGGCTATCGTGGCGCCGTTTATGAAGGCGAGGACAGTGCACTTGCTGAAGGCGCTTACGACGGTATCGGCGGATACGCCTATTTCTGGAGCGCCACGGAAACCTCGGACGGACTTGCCTACTACCTGCTCCTGGATTTCTCCAGCAAGGCCGCAGGCCTGAACGCTTTTGGCAAGGGTGATTTCCGCTCTGTCCGGTGCATCAAAAAAACGTAA
- a CDS encoding glycosyltransferase, with translation MSVVVLTVLTAIYAVAILTFTVGIIRTHRHKGSATPYVSVVIPMRNEEKFLQRTLDALAAQEYAGQYEIICVDDRSTDSTGKILDDFVATHGDKFRAIHLDPNLPKVESPKKRALEAGFKEARGEVLLIMDADCVPTKRWLASMAGRFEGNIAIVQGPKRNTGGWSPVHQYQRLETLAYTSIEAAGFSLGHPMLASAACLAYKKDLFFKVGGFGDLVNLSSGDDDMLIHKMIKEPGVEFCYNLSADALIDTAPVDSLKALFFQRARWSSNGTKYDSHLYTLALSLIYTFLVWLLVSPFLVAFADFPIAWFAIPMGVKVLCDLIFLTCAAVKLHSKRLLLALPVTEIMQVPMNVFAVPFGLLGLFKWK, from the coding sequence CTGAGCGTCGTTGTCCTGACCGTGCTCACCGCAATTTATGCGGTTGCCATTCTCACGTTTACCGTGGGGATTATCCGCACGCACAGGCACAAGGGGAGCGCCACCCCCTACGTCTCCGTGGTCATTCCCATGCGAAACGAAGAAAAATTCTTGCAGCGGACCCTGGACGCCCTAGCCGCCCAGGAATACGCAGGACAATACGAGATTATCTGCGTCGACGACCGCTCTACCGATTCCACGGGGAAAATCCTGGACGATTTCGTCGCGACCCACGGGGACAAGTTCCGCGCCATCCATCTGGACCCGAACCTCCCCAAGGTAGAGAGCCCCAAGAAGCGGGCCCTGGAGGCTGGTTTCAAGGAAGCCCGCGGCGAAGTCCTGCTGATTATGGACGCCGACTGCGTGCCTACCAAACGCTGGCTTGCCTCCATGGCGGGTAGGTTCGAAGGGAACATCGCCATCGTGCAGGGGCCAAAGCGGAACACCGGCGGATGGAGCCCCGTGCATCAGTACCAGAGGCTCGAGACCCTGGCCTACACCTCCATCGAGGCCGCCGGATTCAGCCTGGGCCACCCTATGCTGGCCAGTGCCGCATGCCTCGCCTACAAGAAGGACCTGTTCTTCAAGGTGGGCGGTTTCGGGGACCTGGTAAACCTTTCCAGTGGCGACGACGACATGCTCATCCACAAGATGATCAAGGAACCGGGCGTGGAGTTCTGCTACAACCTGAGCGCCGACGCCCTCATAGACACGGCCCCCGTGGATTCCCTGAAGGCCCTGTTCTTCCAGCGGGCACGCTGGAGCAGCAACGGCACCAAGTACGACAGCCACCTTTACACGCTGGCGCTTTCCCTTATCTACACCTTCCTGGTCTGGCTTCTGGTGAGTCCTTTTTTGGTGGCCTTCGCGGACTTCCCTATCGCCTGGTTTGCCATCCCTATGGGTGTGAAGGTCCTGTGCGATTTGATTTTTCTCACCTGCGCCGCTGTGAAGCTCCACTCCAAGCGGCTGTTGCTGGCTCTGCCCGTCACTGAAATCATGCAGGTGCCCATGAACGTGTTTGCCGTTCCCTTCGGGCTGCTAGGGCTGTTCAAGTGGAAATAG
- a CDS encoding glycosyl hydrolase family 5: MRTAFLSGLILISGLALLGGCSSDSPSPVTTCVDSCAENQEIAEFVVTNNCYWLPSDQNILNQNYLIYIDGKVTDTKGNEIGTFDSATGTMTLNDGTTVENIDLSTLTELTPEKVEQAKEEVQSAASTQSSPSSEGSSAGGSGNDNNSSSSESQGTNNNETNTSSSTEESSSSFGKVQGGVADPTGYPVASYNNLLVSHGSGNGWNSRYWDACKPHCAWSEKVDANANPYQIARNCSIQDEEIPAFTKSEDGTWLKGTVSACDNGGFAFACTDMIPVAVNDTLAYAFVAGPPTQGCGKCYHFQYDGHFHNEGDYNKPKETHKALAGKHIIAMASNIGHDVDGGTTQFDLMVPGGGVGAFDALSRQTGFDMRNGIEGYGGFLTNCQREIGTDASLEAYQSCVKGYCSRAFSSIPNLLQGCNWFADWFMAADNPNFYWEEVECPQYLVDKYVSTINTSPRLADAPNYQNF, translated from the coding sequence ATGCGTACTGCTTTTTTGAGCGGACTCATTTTAATTTCTGGTCTTGCACTCTTGGGAGGGTGCAGCAGCGACTCCCCCTCGCCCGTCACGACCTGCGTTGACTCTTGTGCCGAAAACCAAGAAATCGCCGAATTCGTGGTGACCAACAACTGTTACTGGCTGCCCAGCGACCAGAACATCCTTAATCAGAACTACCTCATTTACATTGACGGCAAGGTTACCGACACCAAGGGAAACGAGATCGGGACCTTTGACAGCGCCACAGGAACCATGACCCTGAACGACGGGACCACTGTCGAAAACATTGACCTGAGCACCTTGACCGAACTCACTCCCGAAAAGGTGGAACAGGCCAAGGAAGAAGTGCAGAGCGCAGCCTCTACCCAGAGCTCCCCCTCTTCTGAAGGAAGCTCCGCCGGAGGGAGCGGCAACGACAACAACTCAAGCAGCAGTGAAAGCCAAGGTACAAATAACAACGAAACTAACACAAGCTCCTCTACCGAGGAATCCAGCAGTTCTTTTGGAAAGGTTCAAGGTGGTGTCGCCGACCCGACAGGTTACCCTGTAGCCTCTTACAACAATTTGCTCGTTTCTCACGGCAGCGGGAACGGATGGAACTCCCGTTACTGGGACGCCTGCAAGCCCCACTGCGCCTGGTCGGAAAAAGTGGACGCAAACGCCAATCCGTACCAAATCGCCAGAAACTGCAGCATTCAAGACGAAGAAATTCCCGCTTTCACCAAGAGCGAAGACGGCACATGGCTCAAGGGAACCGTTAGCGCCTGTGACAACGGAGGCTTCGCCTTTGCCTGTACTGACATGATTCCCGTAGCCGTAAACGACACCCTGGCATACGCCTTTGTCGCCGGGCCACCTACCCAAGGTTGCGGGAAATGCTACCACTTTCAGTACGACGGCCATTTCCATAATGAAGGCGATTACAACAAACCCAAGGAAACACACAAAGCTTTGGCCGGGAAACACATTATCGCCATGGCCTCCAATATCGGACATGACGTGGATGGCGGTACCACCCAGTTCGACCTGATGGTACCTGGTGGTGGAGTAGGAGCTTTTGACGCCCTGTCACGACAAACCGGATTTGATATGCGCAATGGCATCGAGGGGTACGGCGGATTCCTAACCAACTGCCAGAGAGAAATCGGCACCGACGCCTCCCTTGAAGCTTACCAATCCTGCGTCAAAGGCTATTGTTCCCGCGCTTTCTCTAGCATACCCAACCTACTCCAGGGTTGCAACTGGTTTGCCGACTGGTTCATGGCGGCAGACAACCCCAACTTCTATTGGGAAGAAGTGGAATGCCCGCAATACCTGGTGGACAAGTACGTCTCTACAATCAACACCAGCCCAAGACTTGCAGACGCACCCAATTACCAGAACTTCTAA
- a CDS encoding DUF4434 domain-containing protein, translated as MWCVFVSVVGPSVGTAYAAGIAGVFDAGWTTAYQSQDSITHMHQRLHAIGMDHVVLQYAAVEATHLYYPSQLDFLQNTQYKNNELFPKSIEAAKTAGTKLWLGLYYNGENWYTPPTAEQLDTLTARNLKVLEEIHSLYGNETVIEGVYIPQEIARYYWDNLRSDATPEMLTEHFLKPVTDAAQAKGWKVMAAPFYNQNLETPEKLQTFFEKLFAAGFKPDIIAVQDGVGASDAGKHHAETATVGGYERAIAQACKKYEIEFWVDMELFRTDDSHALADSARISAQFDTAYAAGAVKVIGYDLAVLGNAGLDSLEKWQLKSSVEPQTESIGLRTIEKIHNPKARHESSPHKRVLFTKENSLYYKANGARVK; from the coding sequence ATGTGGTGCGTTTTTGTGTCTGTTGTTGGGCCTTCTGTAGGTACGGCTTATGCCGCAGGAATCGCGGGCGTATTCGATGCAGGTTGGACAACCGCCTACCAGTCACAGGATTCCATTACGCACATGCACCAACGCTTGCACGCGATTGGCATGGACCATGTCGTATTGCAGTATGCCGCCGTCGAAGCGACGCACCTGTATTACCCTTCGCAATTGGACTTTCTGCAGAATACGCAGTACAAGAACAATGAACTCTTCCCCAAAAGCATCGAGGCGGCAAAAACCGCAGGCACCAAGCTTTGGCTCGGGCTCTACTACAATGGCGAAAATTGGTACACCCCGCCAACTGCCGAGCAGCTTGACACGCTTACAGCAAGGAATCTGAAGGTTCTTGAAGAAATCCATTCACTATACGGGAACGAGACTGTTATCGAAGGCGTGTACATTCCGCAAGAGATTGCGCGTTACTACTGGGACAATCTGCGCAGTGACGCAACCCCGGAAATGCTCACGGAACATTTTCTGAAGCCGGTCACGGACGCCGCACAGGCGAAGGGCTGGAAGGTGATGGCGGCGCCCTTCTACAACCAGAACCTGGAAACTCCCGAAAAGCTGCAAACGTTTTTCGAGAAGCTCTTTGCCGCAGGATTCAAGCCCGACATCATCGCCGTGCAGGATGGCGTAGGAGCAAGTGACGCAGGCAAGCATCACGCCGAAACCGCGACCGTGGGCGGCTACGAACGCGCCATTGCGCAGGCCTGCAAAAAGTATGAAATCGAATTCTGGGTCGACATGGAACTGTTCCGCACCGATGACTCGCATGCGCTCGCCGACAGCGCAAGAATCTCGGCGCAGTTCGACACCGCATACGCCGCAGGCGCCGTAAAAGTCATCGGCTACGATCTTGCCGTTCTCGGGAACGCAGGTCTCGATTCCCTCGAAAAATGGCAGCTGAAGTCTAGCGTGGAACCGCAAACGGAATCCATCGGCTTACGTACCATCGAAAAAATCCATAACCCTAAAGCACGTCATGAAAGCAGTCCGCACAAACGCGTACTGTTCACAAAAGAAAATTCGCTGTACTACAAGGCAAACGGCGCAAGGGTCAAATAA
- a CDS encoding aspartate kinase, with translation MSQRIVCKFGGSSVADAGQFKKIKAIVESDKNRKVIVVSAPGKRNPKETKLTDLLYSTYDLASKGLDFSTPWNLIRQRYDEICKDLGLEDKLTEDLDSLEDKLKNHPESVSTDFLVSRGEFLCARLMAKYLGANFVDTFPLITFDDKYRITPKTYEDIAKTLSDENQLYVLPGFYGSNLRGEVKTFSRGGSDITGAILANGIDAAKYENWTDVSGMLMADPRIVENPLPIEYVSYREIRELAYSGASVLHDESIAPCRAKKIPINIRNTNRPEDAGTIIGPTPEEAKLPITGVAGRKGFSMIYIEKSMMNKEVGFGRRVLAVLESEGLSYELCPSAIDSMSIVVDSKALDAVQDVVLEDITQQMRPDRIKVFPGIALIATVGHGMTNKIGVAAKLFTALADNKVNVRIIDQGSSQINIITGVDEADTEKAIKAIYGAFVK, from the coding sequence ATGAGTCAAAGAATCGTATGTAAGTTCGGCGGCAGCTCTGTCGCCGATGCTGGCCAGTTCAAGAAAATCAAGGCCATCGTTGAATCCGACAAGAACCGCAAGGTCATCGTCGTTTCCGCCCCCGGTAAGAGGAATCCCAAGGAAACCAAGCTTACCGACCTCCTCTACAGCACCTACGACCTCGCCTCCAAGGGCCTCGACTTTTCGACCCCGTGGAACCTGATCCGTCAGCGCTATGACGAAATCTGCAAGGACCTGGGTCTCGAAGACAAGCTGACCGAAGACTTGGACAGCCTCGAAGACAAGCTAAAGAACCACCCCGAATCCGTCAGCACCGACTTCTTGGTAAGCCGTGGCGAATTCCTGTGCGCACGCCTCATGGCCAAGTACCTGGGCGCAAACTTCGTCGATACCTTCCCGCTGATCACCTTCGACGACAAGTACCGCATTACGCCGAAGACCTACGAAGACATCGCGAAGACCCTCTCCGACGAAAACCAGCTTTACGTGCTACCGGGCTTCTATGGCAGCAACCTCCGTGGCGAAGTCAAGACCTTCAGCCGTGGCGGTTCCGATATCACGGGCGCCATCCTTGCCAACGGCATCGATGCCGCCAAGTACGAAAACTGGACCGACGTCTCGGGCATGCTCATGGCAGACCCGCGCATTGTGGAAAATCCGCTGCCCATCGAATACGTGAGCTACCGCGAAATCCGCGAACTCGCCTACTCCGGCGCCAGCGTGCTCCACGATGAATCCATCGCTCCGTGCCGCGCGAAGAAGATTCCTATCAACATCCGCAACACGAACCGCCCCGAAGACGCGGGCACCATCATCGGCCCCACTCCGGAAGAAGCAAAGCTCCCGATTACGGGTGTCGCCGGCCGCAAGGGCTTCTCGATGATCTACATCGAAAAGTCCATGATGAACAAGGAAGTCGGTTTCGGCCGCCGCGTGCTCGCCGTGCTCGAAAGCGAAGGCCTCTCCTACGAACTGTGCCCGAGCGCCATCGACTCCATGAGCATCGTGGTGGATAGCAAGGCTCTCGACGCCGTGCAGGACGTGGTCCTCGAAGACATCACGCAGCAGATGCGCCCCGACCGTATCAAGGTGTTCCCGGGCATCGCCCTCATCGCGACTGTCGGTCACGGCATGACGAACAAGATCGGTGTGGCTGCAAAGCTTTTCACCGCTCTCGCCGACAACAAGGTGAACGTCCGCATCATTGACCAGGGTTCTTCGCAGATCAACATCATCACCGGTGTTGACGAAGCCGATACCGAGAAGGCCATCAAGGCCATCTACGGCGCGTTTGTGAAGTAA
- a CDS encoding CCA tRNA nucleotidyltransferase codes for MVTVRTLSGDEFSPDLPGRLLKIAGDIRAAGGRAFLVGGWVRDAMLGKSCRDYDIEVYDMAQDALVPLLSKYGRTNLVGKAFGVIHLAMKGLSLDFSFPRTENKVGYGHRGFVVHTDEKLSFKEAALRRDFTINAMGMELPELTLCDPYGGVEDLKAHRLKHVSDAFAEDSLRILRGVQFASRFELTLAPETAELCKSLSLEDLSKERIYEEFKKWLLKPGKPSLGLRAFLEMDLLRFFPEVKPLAGSYENLGQFLDNMSRNAAAEPEESRMAMAFAALLSGNSCAKDWEKFLTGMTNEVKLLRNVPKLLRYSSTASPEGAFLDDSEIRRLSVALEGLREYCILVVSNPMFGEQARTAFVERLKARALELGVFENAPEPYLTGRYLMSLGLKPGKQFGDLIRESFELQLDGKLQDAEQAETWAKAKLGL; via the coding sequence ATGGTTACGGTCCGCACACTTTCGGGTGACGAATTCTCGCCCGACCTTCCGGGACGCCTGCTGAAGATTGCAGGCGATATCCGTGCTGCAGGCGGCCGCGCCTTCCTGGTGGGCGGCTGGGTTCGGGATGCCATGCTGGGCAAGAGCTGCCGGGACTACGATATCGAAGTTTACGACATGGCGCAAGACGCCCTGGTGCCGCTCCTTTCGAAGTACGGCCGCACGAACCTGGTAGGCAAGGCCTTTGGCGTGATTCATCTGGCCATGAAAGGCCTTTCGTTGGACTTTTCCTTCCCCCGCACAGAAAACAAGGTGGGCTATGGCCACCGCGGGTTCGTGGTGCATACCGACGAAAAGCTCAGCTTCAAGGAGGCGGCCCTCCGCAGGGACTTTACCATCAACGCCATGGGCATGGAACTTCCGGAGCTTACCCTTTGTGATCCCTACGGAGGAGTGGAAGACCTGAAGGCCCACAGGCTAAAGCATGTGAGCGATGCCTTCGCCGAAGATTCCCTGCGAATTTTGCGGGGTGTGCAGTTCGCTAGCCGTTTCGAACTGACGCTTGCGCCAGAAACGGCGGAACTTTGCAAGAGCCTTTCCCTGGAGGACCTTTCCAAAGAAAGGATTTACGAGGAGTTCAAGAAGTGGCTCCTTAAGCCGGGCAAACCTTCTTTGGGCCTGCGGGCATTTCTGGAAATGGACCTGTTGCGGTTTTTCCCGGAGGTGAAACCCCTGGCTGGCAGCTACGAAAATCTGGGACAGTTCCTGGACAACATGTCCAGAAATGCGGCCGCCGAGCCCGAGGAGTCTCGGATGGCGATGGCCTTTGCAGCGCTCCTTTCGGGGAATTCCTGTGCCAAAGACTGGGAGAAATTCCTAACGGGCATGACCAACGAAGTGAAGCTCCTGCGGAACGTTCCGAAGCTGTTGAGGTATTCGTCTACGGCTTCTCCCGAAGGCGCGTTCCTTGACGATTCTGAGATTCGCCGGCTGTCCGTTGCGCTGGAAGGCCTGCGGGAATACTGCATTCTTGTTGTTTCTAACCCGATGTTCGGTGAACAGGCTCGCACGGCTTTTGTGGAACGATTGAAGGCGCGGGCCCTTGAGCTGGGCGTTTTTGAAAACGCTCCGGAGCCTTACCTTACAGGCCGCTACCTGATGTCACTTGGATTAAAACCCGGCAAGCAGTTTGGCGACCTGATTCGCGAAAGCTTTGAACTCCAGCTAGACGGCAAGCTGCAAGATGCAGAACAGGCAGAGACCTGGGCCAAGGCCAAACTAGGCCTTTAG
- a CDS encoding sigma-54-dependent Fis family transcriptional regulator, with amino-acid sequence MKDQHKMLEIASLSNIPVLLQGESGAGKEVAARFIHNHGLRKEGPFVALNCSSIPKSLAESILEGSVRGAFTGAVDEKLGLVRSAEGGTLFLDEIGELPMDTQSKLLRILQEKTVTPVGGAQSVPVNFRLICATNRNLKQEISDGNFRADLFYRINVFPVEIPPLRSRPDFADVAHDLWREARSQVNGLDSRSRDSGNKQRDLTADEMELLKACPWPGNVRQLKNVLQRYTVLKPYDVTLTEILTQEFSLPKLCEKNICSIYVTDFLKKRKKKPTFTDIEETLLLCKGNKCKAAKKLGISRGSLCYQLQKGRVKVAS; translated from the coding sequence ATGAAAGACCAACACAAAATGCTTGAAATTGCGTCGTTGTCCAACATCCCGGTGCTCTTGCAGGGGGAATCGGGAGCCGGGAAAGAGGTGGCCGCGCGTTTTATCCACAATCACGGCCTGCGGAAGGAGGGACCTTTCGTGGCGCTGAACTGCAGTTCAATCCCGAAGAGTCTTGCCGAAAGTATCCTGGAGGGTTCGGTAAGGGGCGCGTTTACAGGAGCGGTGGACGAGAAACTGGGGCTTGTCCGCTCTGCAGAAGGGGGCACCCTTTTTCTGGACGAAATCGGGGAACTGCCCATGGATACCCAGAGCAAGCTTTTACGCATTCTGCAGGAGAAAACGGTGACGCCCGTGGGAGGCGCCCAGAGTGTTCCCGTGAACTTCCGCCTGATATGCGCCACCAACCGGAACCTGAAACAGGAAATCTCCGACGGGAATTTCCGGGCGGATTTGTTTTATCGTATCAACGTTTTTCCCGTGGAGATTCCGCCCCTGCGCTCACGGCCGGATTTTGCCGACGTGGCCCACGACTTGTGGCGGGAGGCTCGAAGCCAAGTGAACGGGCTAGATTCCAGAAGTCGCGATTCCGGCAACAAACAGCGCGACCTTACGGCCGATGAGATGGAGCTGCTGAAGGCCTGTCCCTGGCCAGGAAACGTGCGCCAGCTGAAAAATGTGCTGCAGCGCTATACGGTGCTGAAACCCTATGATGTGACCCTTACCGAAATCTTGACCCAGGAATTTTCGCTACCGAAACTTTGCGAAAAAAATATCTGTTCGATTTACGTGACGGATTTCTTGAAAAAGCGGAAGAAGAAACCGACCTTCACCGACATCGAGGAGACGCTTTTGCTATGCAAGGGGAACAAGTGCAAGGCGGCGAAAAAGCTGGGGATTAGCCGCGGGAGCCTGTGCTACCAGCTGCAGAAGGGACGGGTGAAAGTGGCGAGTTAA
- a CDS encoding DUF975 family protein, which yields MENEENQLVAELNRSRSMNNREIQEFAWNAMSGRWLYGALTLILFLAVVMGISTPQFFMEEGSVLYQAWEVLCTPFTWVLWIGLVACYLNLALKAKPSYARLFLGYRSVEYFLRIVITEIAQYIMLILWFLLLIVPGIMKAYSYTMTELILVEHPEYSPLQTITASKEMMYGHRWEFFCLQARFWAWMLLVSFTFGIAALWVYPYYMTAKSKFYLELKERMKTDA from the coding sequence ATGGAAAACGAAGAAAATCAGTTGGTAGCAGAACTGAACCGCAGTCGCTCTATGAACAATAGGGAAATTCAGGAATTTGCCTGGAACGCGATGAGCGGTCGCTGGCTTTACGGCGCCTTGACTTTGATATTGTTCCTGGCAGTCGTTATGGGAATCTCGACTCCGCAATTCTTTATGGAAGAAGGTTCCGTGCTTTATCAAGCCTGGGAAGTACTCTGTACGCCGTTTACATGGGTCTTGTGGATAGGCCTTGTCGCTTGCTATTTGAATTTGGCGCTGAAGGCTAAGCCATCTTATGCACGGCTGTTCTTGGGATACCGCAGCGTAGAATATTTTCTGAGGATCGTAATTACGGAAATCGCTCAATACATCATGCTCATCCTATGGTTCTTGCTCTTGATTGTTCCGGGCATCATGAAAGCTTATTCCTACACGATGACGGAATTGATTCTCGTCGAACATCCGGAATACTCTCCGCTTCAGACCATTACCGCGAGCAAGGAAATGATGTATGGCCACCGCTGGGAATTTTTCTGCCTACAGGCCCGTTTCTGGGCTTGGATGCTACTGGTTTCCTTTACTTTCGGCATCGCGGCCCTGTGGGTGTATCCGTACTATATGACCGCCAAGAGCAAGTTCTATTTGGAGCTGAAGGAACGCATGAAGACCGACGCCTAG
- a CDS encoding lysophospholipid acyltransferase family protein, translated as MVYTFLARLFSYVLFGALLLLNWKRPTVRANYDVACKWNPAVARTKFPLFYERLLCNLARHAGELLFCFPLFKRLPRELLAYPYSLGGFRFEIAPDSETVLQEMRKGGIFLTAHYGNYEAMGPWLCSLGIPLAASYIPVKPGWLNNILENRIRAVGGRTYSVNARSPREFLRLLQDGRLFCLLADQDSRIPSALSGTFLGAPAHMNPLPDFLLKHRPETPLYICWIEEPDLRTKRFHAEKLRVGEGETVIEAFNRWLESRIAKEPALWYSFTHRRFYSTTPEIYSCAAPPPSHLSNL; from the coding sequence ATGGTCTATACCTTTCTCGCGCGGCTTTTTTCTTATGTTCTTTTTGGGGCGTTGCTCTTGTTGAACTGGAAACGCCCTACGGTCCGTGCAAACTATGACGTGGCCTGCAAGTGGAATCCTGCTGTGGCACGGACCAAGTTTCCGCTTTTTTATGAACGGCTCTTGTGCAATCTGGCCAGGCACGCGGGGGAGTTGCTTTTCTGTTTCCCCCTATTCAAGAGGCTTCCTCGTGAGTTGCTCGCTTACCCGTACAGCCTTGGCGGTTTCCGTTTCGAAATCGCTCCCGATTCCGAAACCGTACTTCAAGAAATGCGCAAGGGCGGTATTTTCTTGACGGCCCATTACGGGAACTACGAGGCCATGGGCCCTTGGCTTTGCAGCCTCGGCATCCCCCTTGCGGCAAGTTATATTCCCGTGAAACCCGGCTGGCTTAACAATATTCTAGAAAACCGTATTCGTGCCGTAGGCGGCAGGACCTATTCCGTGAACGCCAGGTCCCCCAGGGAATTTTTGCGTCTGCTGCAAGACGGGCGGCTTTTCTGCCTGCTGGCCGACCAGGACAGCCGCATTCCCAGCGCCCTGTCCGGCACATTTTTAGGAGCTCCGGCACACATGAATCCCCTGCCGGATTTTCTGCTGAAACATCGCCCTGAAACACCGCTTTATATCTGCTGGATTGAAGAACCTGACTTAAGGACAAAACGCTTTCATGCCGAAAAGCTTCGGGTAGGGGAGGGGGAAACCGTCATCGAGGCCTTCAACCGCTGGCTAGAATCCCGCATTGCAAAAGAACCTGCCCTGTGGTACAGCTTTACCCACCGACGATTCTACAGCACAACGCCAGAAATTTACAGTTGCGCAGCCCCGCCGCCTTCCCATCTTTCTAATTTATGA